In Henningerozyma blattae CBS 6284 chromosome 6, complete genome, the following are encoded in one genomic region:
- the TBLA0F03890 gene encoding TVP15 family protein (similar to Saccharomyces cerevisiae TVP15 (YDR100W); ancestral locus Anc_8.244), protein MFRYSEPIFKMINLMIGGIVISSSIHQAAYIFLNEINAALLGGYAFILCLPVVILEFKPIRKLHKIGSFYYSFIGRGILYIMLSFMISFGDFFKWFGSMIVFLTGIMYCIFELLPNVEPPRLWRYYNPETLGREQGQGQEQGQGQEQGQEVTRVEFIDTQPKNEPVDNDDKSLSV, encoded by the coding sequence atGTTTAGGTATAGTGAACCTATCTTTAAAATGATCAATTTGATGATTGGTGGTATTGTAATATCATCTTCTATCCATCAAGCtgcatatatttttttaaatgaaatcaATGCAGCATTATTAGGAGGGTATGCATTTATATTATGTTTACCTGTAGTGATTTTAGAATTCAAACCAATACGCAAATTGCATAAAATAGGGTcgttttattattcatttatcGGTAGAGGTATCTTGTATATCATGCTAAGTTTTATGATTAGTTTTGgagattttttcaaatggtTTGGATCCAtgattgtttttttaactgGGATCATGTATtgtatatttgaattgctACCAAATGTGGAGCCGCCAAGATTATGGAGGTATTATAATCCGGAGACTCTTGGGCGAGAGCAAGGGCAAGGGCAAGAGCAAGGCCAAGGGCAAGAGCAAGGCCAAGAAGTGACGAGAGTTGAATTTATTGACACGCAACCCAAGAATGAGCCagttgataatgatgataaaagTTTGAGTGTTTGA
- the PDA1 gene encoding pyruvate dehydrogenase (acetyl-transferring) subunit E1 alpha (similar to Saccharomyces cerevisiae PDA1 (YER178W); ancestral locus Anc_8.246), whose protein sequence is MLSKRLTCQTSLRSLMHARGMATAAKNKSKTNNAEDVGDAVDAVEIQLPETSFEGYNMEVPELSFKTTKSTLLQMYKDMVIIRRMEMACDALYKAKKIRGFCHLSIGQEAIAVGIENSITKRDSVITSYRCHGFTFMRGGSVKSVLSELMGRRAGVSFGKGGSMHLYASGFYGGNGIVGAQVPLGAGLAFAHQYKNEDACSFTLYGDGASNQGQVFEAYNMAKLWNLPVVFACENNKYGMGTAASRSSATTDYFTRGQYIPGLKVNGMDILAVYQASRYAKNWCLSGKGPLVLEYETYRYGGHSMSDPGTTYRTRDEIQHMRSKNDPIAGLKMHILELGIASEEEIKSYDKAARKYVEEQVALAEADAPPEPKLSILFEDVYVKGTETPTLRGRIQHDTWDFAKQGFACD, encoded by the coding sequence ATGTTATCGAAAAGATTGACTTGTCAAACAAGTCTACGCTCGTTGATGCATGCCCGTGGTATGGCCACAGCAGCCAAGAACAAGAGCAAAACTAACAATGCGGAAGACGTTGGCGATGCAGTAGATGCTGTTGAGATCCAATTACCCGAGACTTCGTTTGAAGGGTATAATATGGAGGTTCCTGAGTTGAGTTTCAAAACAACGAAGTCGACCTTGTTACAAATGTATAAGGATATGGTTATTATCCGTAGAATGGAAATGGCATGTGACGCGTTGTATAAGGCCAAGAAGATTAGAGGGTTCTGCCATCTATCAATTGGTCAAGAAGCAATTGCTGTGGGTATCGAGAATTCCATCACCAAGAGAGATTCGGTGATCACTTCGTATAGATGTCATGGGTTCACGTTTATGAGAGGCGGGTCTGTGAAATCGGTGTTGTCGGAATTGATGGGCAGACGTGCTGGTGTGTCGTTTGGTAAAGGTGGTTCTATGCATCTTTACGCCTCAGGGTTCTACGGTGGTAATGGTATTGTTGGTGCCCAAGTGCCATTGGGTGCCGGGCTAGCATTTGCCCATCAATACAAGAACGAAGACGCATGTTCATTTACCTTGTATGGTGACGGTGCATCGAACCAAGGTCAGGTGTTTGAAGCCTACAACATGGCCAAGTTGTGGAACTTGCCAGTGGTTTTTGCCTGTGAAAACAACAAGTATGGTATGGGTACTGCGGCCTCGAGATCGTCAGCCACCACCGATTATTTCACTCGTGGTCAATACATCCCTGGGTTGAAAGTCAATGGTATGGATATCTTGGCTGTGTACCAAGCCTCGAGATATGCCAAGAACTGGTGTTTGTCGGGCAAGGGTCCATTGGTTTTGGAGTACGAAACGTATCGTTACGGGGGTCATTCGATGTCTGATCCCGGTACCACATACCGTACAAGAGACGAAATCCAGCACATGAGATCCAAGAACGATCCAATTGCTGGGCTAAAGATGCACATATTGGAACTGGGCATTGCCTCGGAAGAAGAAATCAAGAGTTACGACAAGGCTGCCCGTAAGTATGTCGAAGAACAAGTGGCTCTTGCTGAAGCCGATGCTCCACCAGAACCCAAACTATCCATCTTGTTCGAGGATGTGTATGTCAAGGGCACCGAGACTCCAACCTTGAGAGGACGTATCCAGCACGACACCTGGGATTTCGCCAAGCAAGGGTTTGCATGTGACTAG